Proteins encoded together in one Salmo salar chromosome ssa08, Ssal_v3.1, whole genome shotgun sequence window:
- the LOC106610486 gene encoding protocadherin-10 isoform X2, with translation MILLLPLLLSVLLDGAVCQLRFSVPEEQEHGTVIGNIAEDLGLDITKLSARRFQTVPSSRNPYLDVNLENGNLYVKEKIDREEICRQTVPCNLHLEVFLENPLELFRVEIEVMDINDNPPTFPETDITVEITESATPGTRFPVENAFDPDVGTNALSTYAITNNNYFYLDVQTQSDGNKFAELVLEKPLDREQQAVHRYVLTAVDGGVPQRTGTALLVVKVLDSNDNAPIFDQSVYTVSLRENSPVGTLVIQLNATDIDEGQNGEIVYSFSNHNPARVKDLFKIDARTGRIEVAGEVDYEESSTHQIYVQAKDLGANAVPAHCKVMVKLVDVNDNTPEISFSTVTESVSEQDAPGTVIALFSVTDRDSGDNGLVSCEILGDVPFKLKSSFKNYYTIVTDGLLDRENADSYTITVVAKDQGLPSLATSKSIKVHVSDENDNAPRFTQPVYDVYVTENNVPGAFIHAVSAVDPDVGPNALITYSILECDIQGMSVDTYVSINQDTGYLYALRSFDYEQLKEFSFMVQAKDSGSPDLSSNSTVNVIIVDQNDNAPSVIAPIGKNGTAKEHLPRSAEPGYLVTRIVAMDADDGENARLSYSILRGNEMGMFRMDWRTGELRTARRVFTKRDPQGSYDLLIEVRDHGQPPLSSSASVSVILVDSVIDGRSGDRGGSSSKSKETSLDLTLILIIALGAVSFIFLLAMIVLAVRCQKDKKLDLYTCLMAGECCLCCSPCCSRQAHSRKQKKLSKSDIMLVQSTNVTTGVGAVGQVPVEESGVSGVGMGGGFGSHHQNQNSYCYQVCLTPESAKTDLMFLKPCSPSRSTDTDHTNSCGAIVAGYSDQQPDILSNGSILSNENKHQRTELSYLVDRPRRVNSSAFQEADIVSSKDSGHGDSEQGDSDHDATNRGHAGTDLFSNCTEECKALGHSDRCWMPAFVAGDGRQGTGGDYRSNLHVPGMDSVPNTEVPATAASGHHDNDLTLTSDLTTSDRSFSTFGKDGGGCTTLPRSMHHLHHHHLHHLHQSHQLHLQHNSPATARATATTTTDTTLERKDYESLRGTLPLPYKPTFSHKRIC, from the exons ATGATTTTGTTATTACCGCTCCTTCTCTCGGTCTTGCTGGATGGAGCCGTGTGCCAGCTGCGCTTCTCTGTACCCGAGGAGCAGGAACACGGGACCGTCATTGGGAATATCGCGGAGGATTTGGGGTTGGACATCACCAAACTTTCCGCCCGCCGCTTCCAGACTGTGCCCAGCTCGCGGAACCCTTACTTGGATGTGAACCTGGAGAACGGGAATCTTTATGTGAAGGAGAAAATAGACCGGGAGGAGATATGCAGGCAGACAGTACCGTGCAACCTGCACCTCGAAGTGTTTCTGGAGAACCCGCTCGAGCTTTTCCGCGTGGAGATCGAGGTGATGGATATCAACGACAATCCCCCCACTTTCCCTGAGACAGACATCACTGTGGAGATAACGGAAAGTGCCACCCCGGGTACCCGGTTCCCGGTGGAGAATGCTTTCGACCCAGACGTCGGGACTAACGCGCTCAGCACCTACGCCATAACGAACAATAACTACTTTTACCTGGATGTTCAGACACAGAGCGACGGGAACAAGTTTGCGGAGCTAGTGCTGGAAAAACCGCTAGACCGGGAGCAGCAGGCGGTGCATCGGTACGTGCTCACGGCAGTGGACGGAGGAGTGCCACAACGGACTGGCACCGCGCTCCTGGTCGTTAAAGTCCTGGATTCCAACGATAACGCACCCATCTTCGACCAGTCGGTGTACACGGTGAGTCTACGGGAGAATTCACCGGTGGGAACTCTGGTTATTCAGCTGAACGCCACTGATATAGATGAAGGGCAGAACGGGGAGATCGTGTATTCATTCAGTAACCACAACCCGGCGCGGGTAAAGGATCTTTTTAAAATCGATGCCAGGACGGGGAGAATAGAGGTGGCTGGGGAAGTGGACTATGAGGAGAGTAGTACACACCAGATATACGTCCAGGCTAAAGACCTGGGAGCAAATGCAGTGCCCGCGCACTGCAAAGTCATGGTCAAACTGGTCGACGTTAACGACAACACACCGGAGATCAGTTTCAGCACGGTGACAGAGTCTGTGAGCGAACAGGACGCCCCGGGCACCGTCATAGCCCTTTTCAGCGTCACCGACCGGGACTCGGGCGACAACGGGCTGGTGAGCTGCGAGATTTTGGGTGACGTTCCTTTTAAACTCAAATCTTCATTTAAAAACTACTACACCATAGTAACGGATGGACTATTAGACAGAGAAAACGCAGACTCATACACAATCACCGTTGTAGCCAAAGACCAGGGGCTCCCCTCCCTCGCCACGAGCAAATCCATCAAGGTGCATGTTTCCGACGAGAACGATAATGCACCCCGCTTTACGCAGCCAGTTTACGATGTGTATGTGACGGAGAATAATGTACCAGGTGCTTTTATTCACGCGGTGAGCGCCGTGGACCCTGACGTTGGTCCGAATGCCCTCATTACTTACTCCATATTGGAGTGTGACATCCAGGGCATGTCGGTCGACACCTATGTGTCAATCAACCAGGACACTGGTTACCTTTATGCACTGCGTTCATTCGATTATGAACAGTTGAAAGAGTTTAGCTTTATGGTACAGGCCAAAGACTCCGGGAGCCCAGACCTCTCCTCCAACAGCACCGTTAACGTCATTATTGTAGACCAGAATGACAACGCGCCGTCGGTGATAGCCCCTATCGGTAAGAACGGCACCGCCAAAGAACACCTGCCGCGCTCCGCCGAGCCGGGATACCTGGTCACGCGTATTGTTGCCATGGACGCAGATGATGGCGAGAACGCACGGCTCTCTTACAGCATTCTGCGTGGCAACGAGATGGGCATGTTCCGCATGGACTGGCGGACGGGGGAGCTGCGCACAGCACGCCGCGTCTTCACCAAGCGCGACCCCCAGGGCTCCTACGACCTGCTGATTGAGGTGAGGGACCACGGCcagccacctctctcctcctcggcTAGCGTGAGTGTGATCCTGGTGGATAGTGTGATAGATGGACGGAGTGGAGACCGAGGAGGATCTTCATCCAAGTCCAAAGAGACCTCTCTGGATCTCACCCTCATCCTCATCATCGCCTTGGGCGCCGTCTCCTTCATCTTCCTCCTGGCTATGATCGTGCTGGCTGTGCGCTGCCAGAAAGACAAGAAGCTGGACCTGTACACGTGCCTCATGGCGGGGGAGTGTTGCCTGTGCTGCAGCCCGTGTTGCTCGCGCCAGGCGCACAGCAGGAAGCAGAAGAAGCTCAGCAAGTCGGACATCATGCTGGTCCAGAGTACCAACGTCACCACCGGTGTGGGCGCTGTGGGCCAGGTGCCTGTGGAGGAGTCTGGTGTTAGCGGGGTCGGGATGGGCGGTGGGTTCGGTTCCCATCATCAGAACCAGAACTCCTACTGCTACCAGGTGTGTCTGACACCGGAGAGCGCTAAAACGGACCTGATGTTCCTCAAACCGTGCAGCCCCTCGCGCAGCACCGACACGGACCACACCAACTCCTGCGGGGCCATAGTGGCCGGGTACAGCGACCAGCAACCTGACATCTTATCCAACGGGAGCATCCTCTCCAATGAG AACAAACACCAGCGAACAGAGCTAAGTTACCTAGTGGACAGACCAAGGAGAGTGAACAG ttctGCGTTCCAAGAAGCGGACATCGTGAGTTCTAAAGACAGCGGTCACGGGGACAGCGAGCAGGGAGACAGTGATCACGACGCCACCAACCGGGGTCATGCCG GTACAGATCTCTTCTCTAACTGTACAGAGGAGTGTAAGGCCCTGGGTCACTCTGACCGCTGCTGGATGCCAGCTTTCGTCGCTGGCGACGGTCGCCAGGGCACCGGTGGCGACTACCGTAGCAACCTGCACGTGCCAGGCATGGACTCCGTGCCGAACACTGAGGTACCCGCCACCGCCGCGTCCGGTCACCACGACAACGACCTTACGCTGACTTCTGACCTCACCACCTCTGATAGGTCATTCTCTACGTTCGGAAAAGATGGCGGCGGATGCACCACACTGCCACGGTCAatgcaccacctccaccaccaccacctccaccacctccaccagtcACATCAGCTACATCTCCAACACAACAGCCCAGCTACAGCTAgagctactgccactactactacagacACCACGCTAGAGAGGAAAGACTATGAGTCCTTAAGGGGTACACTACCGCTACCATACAAACCCACCTTCT
- the LOC106610486 gene encoding protocadherin-10 isoform X1, with protein sequence MILLLPLLLSVLLDGAVCQLRFSVPEEQEHGTVIGNIAEDLGLDITKLSARRFQTVPSSRNPYLDVNLENGNLYVKEKIDREEICRQTVPCNLHLEVFLENPLELFRVEIEVMDINDNPPTFPETDITVEITESATPGTRFPVENAFDPDVGTNALSTYAITNNNYFYLDVQTQSDGNKFAELVLEKPLDREQQAVHRYVLTAVDGGVPQRTGTALLVVKVLDSNDNAPIFDQSVYTVSLRENSPVGTLVIQLNATDIDEGQNGEIVYSFSNHNPARVKDLFKIDARTGRIEVAGEVDYEESSTHQIYVQAKDLGANAVPAHCKVMVKLVDVNDNTPEISFSTVTESVSEQDAPGTVIALFSVTDRDSGDNGLVSCEILGDVPFKLKSSFKNYYTIVTDGLLDRENADSYTITVVAKDQGLPSLATSKSIKVHVSDENDNAPRFTQPVYDVYVTENNVPGAFIHAVSAVDPDVGPNALITYSILECDIQGMSVDTYVSINQDTGYLYALRSFDYEQLKEFSFMVQAKDSGSPDLSSNSTVNVIIVDQNDNAPSVIAPIGKNGTAKEHLPRSAEPGYLVTRIVAMDADDGENARLSYSILRGNEMGMFRMDWRTGELRTARRVFTKRDPQGSYDLLIEVRDHGQPPLSSSASVSVILVDSVIDGRSGDRGGSSSKSKETSLDLTLILIIALGAVSFIFLLAMIVLAVRCQKDKKLDLYTCLMAGECCLCCSPCCSRQAHSRKQKKLSKSDIMLVQSTNVTTGVGAVGQVPVEESGVSGVGMGGGFGSHHQNQNSYCYQVCLTPESAKTDLMFLKPCSPSRSTDTDHTNSCGAIVAGYSDQQPDILSNGSILSNENKHQRTELSYLVDRPRRVNSSAFQEADIVSSKDSGHGDSEQGDSDHDATNRGHAGTDLFSNCTEECKALGHSDRCWMPAFVAGDGRQGTGGDYRSNLHVPGMDSVPNTEVPATAASGHHDNDLTLTSDLTTSDRSFSTFGKDGGGCTTLPRSMHHLHHHHLHHLHQSHQLHLQHNSPATARATATTTTDTTLERKDYESLRGTLPLPYKPTFCEYEYQTTSLQPTDFGLVHYPY encoded by the exons ATGATTTTGTTATTACCGCTCCTTCTCTCGGTCTTGCTGGATGGAGCCGTGTGCCAGCTGCGCTTCTCTGTACCCGAGGAGCAGGAACACGGGACCGTCATTGGGAATATCGCGGAGGATTTGGGGTTGGACATCACCAAACTTTCCGCCCGCCGCTTCCAGACTGTGCCCAGCTCGCGGAACCCTTACTTGGATGTGAACCTGGAGAACGGGAATCTTTATGTGAAGGAGAAAATAGACCGGGAGGAGATATGCAGGCAGACAGTACCGTGCAACCTGCACCTCGAAGTGTTTCTGGAGAACCCGCTCGAGCTTTTCCGCGTGGAGATCGAGGTGATGGATATCAACGACAATCCCCCCACTTTCCCTGAGACAGACATCACTGTGGAGATAACGGAAAGTGCCACCCCGGGTACCCGGTTCCCGGTGGAGAATGCTTTCGACCCAGACGTCGGGACTAACGCGCTCAGCACCTACGCCATAACGAACAATAACTACTTTTACCTGGATGTTCAGACACAGAGCGACGGGAACAAGTTTGCGGAGCTAGTGCTGGAAAAACCGCTAGACCGGGAGCAGCAGGCGGTGCATCGGTACGTGCTCACGGCAGTGGACGGAGGAGTGCCACAACGGACTGGCACCGCGCTCCTGGTCGTTAAAGTCCTGGATTCCAACGATAACGCACCCATCTTCGACCAGTCGGTGTACACGGTGAGTCTACGGGAGAATTCACCGGTGGGAACTCTGGTTATTCAGCTGAACGCCACTGATATAGATGAAGGGCAGAACGGGGAGATCGTGTATTCATTCAGTAACCACAACCCGGCGCGGGTAAAGGATCTTTTTAAAATCGATGCCAGGACGGGGAGAATAGAGGTGGCTGGGGAAGTGGACTATGAGGAGAGTAGTACACACCAGATATACGTCCAGGCTAAAGACCTGGGAGCAAATGCAGTGCCCGCGCACTGCAAAGTCATGGTCAAACTGGTCGACGTTAACGACAACACACCGGAGATCAGTTTCAGCACGGTGACAGAGTCTGTGAGCGAACAGGACGCCCCGGGCACCGTCATAGCCCTTTTCAGCGTCACCGACCGGGACTCGGGCGACAACGGGCTGGTGAGCTGCGAGATTTTGGGTGACGTTCCTTTTAAACTCAAATCTTCATTTAAAAACTACTACACCATAGTAACGGATGGACTATTAGACAGAGAAAACGCAGACTCATACACAATCACCGTTGTAGCCAAAGACCAGGGGCTCCCCTCCCTCGCCACGAGCAAATCCATCAAGGTGCATGTTTCCGACGAGAACGATAATGCACCCCGCTTTACGCAGCCAGTTTACGATGTGTATGTGACGGAGAATAATGTACCAGGTGCTTTTATTCACGCGGTGAGCGCCGTGGACCCTGACGTTGGTCCGAATGCCCTCATTACTTACTCCATATTGGAGTGTGACATCCAGGGCATGTCGGTCGACACCTATGTGTCAATCAACCAGGACACTGGTTACCTTTATGCACTGCGTTCATTCGATTATGAACAGTTGAAAGAGTTTAGCTTTATGGTACAGGCCAAAGACTCCGGGAGCCCAGACCTCTCCTCCAACAGCACCGTTAACGTCATTATTGTAGACCAGAATGACAACGCGCCGTCGGTGATAGCCCCTATCGGTAAGAACGGCACCGCCAAAGAACACCTGCCGCGCTCCGCCGAGCCGGGATACCTGGTCACGCGTATTGTTGCCATGGACGCAGATGATGGCGAGAACGCACGGCTCTCTTACAGCATTCTGCGTGGCAACGAGATGGGCATGTTCCGCATGGACTGGCGGACGGGGGAGCTGCGCACAGCACGCCGCGTCTTCACCAAGCGCGACCCCCAGGGCTCCTACGACCTGCTGATTGAGGTGAGGGACCACGGCcagccacctctctcctcctcggcTAGCGTGAGTGTGATCCTGGTGGATAGTGTGATAGATGGACGGAGTGGAGACCGAGGAGGATCTTCATCCAAGTCCAAAGAGACCTCTCTGGATCTCACCCTCATCCTCATCATCGCCTTGGGCGCCGTCTCCTTCATCTTCCTCCTGGCTATGATCGTGCTGGCTGTGCGCTGCCAGAAAGACAAGAAGCTGGACCTGTACACGTGCCTCATGGCGGGGGAGTGTTGCCTGTGCTGCAGCCCGTGTTGCTCGCGCCAGGCGCACAGCAGGAAGCAGAAGAAGCTCAGCAAGTCGGACATCATGCTGGTCCAGAGTACCAACGTCACCACCGGTGTGGGCGCTGTGGGCCAGGTGCCTGTGGAGGAGTCTGGTGTTAGCGGGGTCGGGATGGGCGGTGGGTTCGGTTCCCATCATCAGAACCAGAACTCCTACTGCTACCAGGTGTGTCTGACACCGGAGAGCGCTAAAACGGACCTGATGTTCCTCAAACCGTGCAGCCCCTCGCGCAGCACCGACACGGACCACACCAACTCCTGCGGGGCCATAGTGGCCGGGTACAGCGACCAGCAACCTGACATCTTATCCAACGGGAGCATCCTCTCCAATGAG AACAAACACCAGCGAACAGAGCTAAGTTACCTAGTGGACAGACCAAGGAGAGTGAACAG ttctGCGTTCCAAGAAGCGGACATCGTGAGTTCTAAAGACAGCGGTCACGGGGACAGCGAGCAGGGAGACAGTGATCACGACGCCACCAACCGGGGTCATGCCG GTACAGATCTCTTCTCTAACTGTACAGAGGAGTGTAAGGCCCTGGGTCACTCTGACCGCTGCTGGATGCCAGCTTTCGTCGCTGGCGACGGTCGCCAGGGCACCGGTGGCGACTACCGTAGCAACCTGCACGTGCCAGGCATGGACTCCGTGCCGAACACTGAGGTACCCGCCACCGCCGCGTCCGGTCACCACGACAACGACCTTACGCTGACTTCTGACCTCACCACCTCTGATAGGTCATTCTCTACGTTCGGAAAAGATGGCGGCGGATGCACCACACTGCCACGGTCAatgcaccacctccaccaccaccacctccaccacctccaccagtcACATCAGCTACATCTCCAACACAACAGCCCAGCTACAGCTAgagctactgccactactactacagacACCACGCTAGAGAGGAAAGACTATGAGTCCTTAAGGGGTACACTACCGCTACCATACAAACCCACCTTCTGTGAGTATGAGTACCAGACTACGTCACTACAGCCCACAGACTTTGGCCTGGTCCACTATCCATATTAG
- the LOC106610486 gene encoding protocadherin-10 isoform X3: MILLLPLLLSVLLDGAVCQLRFSVPEEQEHGTVIGNIAEDLGLDITKLSARRFQTVPSSRNPYLDVNLENGNLYVKEKIDREEICRQTVPCNLHLEVFLENPLELFRVEIEVMDINDNPPTFPETDITVEITESATPGTRFPVENAFDPDVGTNALSTYAITNNNYFYLDVQTQSDGNKFAELVLEKPLDREQQAVHRYVLTAVDGGVPQRTGTALLVVKVLDSNDNAPIFDQSVYTVSLRENSPVGTLVIQLNATDIDEGQNGEIVYSFSNHNPARVKDLFKIDARTGRIEVAGEVDYEESSTHQIYVQAKDLGANAVPAHCKVMVKLVDVNDNTPEISFSTVTESVSEQDAPGTVIALFSVTDRDSGDNGLVSCEILGDVPFKLKSSFKNYYTIVTDGLLDRENADSYTITVVAKDQGLPSLATSKSIKVHVSDENDNAPRFTQPVYDVYVTENNVPGAFIHAVSAVDPDVGPNALITYSILECDIQGMSVDTYVSINQDTGYLYALRSFDYEQLKEFSFMVQAKDSGSPDLSSNSTVNVIIVDQNDNAPSVIAPIGKNGTAKEHLPRSAEPGYLVTRIVAMDADDGENARLSYSILRGNEMGMFRMDWRTGELRTARRVFTKRDPQGSYDLLIEVRDHGQPPLSSSASVSVILVDSVIDGRSGDRGGSSSKSKETSLDLTLILIIALGAVSFIFLLAMIVLAVRCQKDKKLDLYTCLMAGECCLCCSPCCSRQAHSRKQKKLSKSDIMLVQSTNVTTGVGAVGQVPVEESGVSGVGMGGGFGSHHQNQNSYCYQVCLTPESAKTDLMFLKPCSPSRSTDTDHTNSCGAIVAGYSDQQPDILSNGSILSNENKHQRTELSYLVDRPRRVNSSAFQEADIVSSKDSGHGDSEQGDSDHDATNRGHAGTDLFSNCTEECKALGHSDRCWMPAFVAGDGRQGTGGDYRSNLHVPGMDSVPNTEVPATAASGHHDNDLTLTSDLTTSDRSFSTFGKDGGGCTTLPRPQKDLLARSEWTYQRQREFAQ, from the exons ATGATTTTGTTATTACCGCTCCTTCTCTCGGTCTTGCTGGATGGAGCCGTGTGCCAGCTGCGCTTCTCTGTACCCGAGGAGCAGGAACACGGGACCGTCATTGGGAATATCGCGGAGGATTTGGGGTTGGACATCACCAAACTTTCCGCCCGCCGCTTCCAGACTGTGCCCAGCTCGCGGAACCCTTACTTGGATGTGAACCTGGAGAACGGGAATCTTTATGTGAAGGAGAAAATAGACCGGGAGGAGATATGCAGGCAGACAGTACCGTGCAACCTGCACCTCGAAGTGTTTCTGGAGAACCCGCTCGAGCTTTTCCGCGTGGAGATCGAGGTGATGGATATCAACGACAATCCCCCCACTTTCCCTGAGACAGACATCACTGTGGAGATAACGGAAAGTGCCACCCCGGGTACCCGGTTCCCGGTGGAGAATGCTTTCGACCCAGACGTCGGGACTAACGCGCTCAGCACCTACGCCATAACGAACAATAACTACTTTTACCTGGATGTTCAGACACAGAGCGACGGGAACAAGTTTGCGGAGCTAGTGCTGGAAAAACCGCTAGACCGGGAGCAGCAGGCGGTGCATCGGTACGTGCTCACGGCAGTGGACGGAGGAGTGCCACAACGGACTGGCACCGCGCTCCTGGTCGTTAAAGTCCTGGATTCCAACGATAACGCACCCATCTTCGACCAGTCGGTGTACACGGTGAGTCTACGGGAGAATTCACCGGTGGGAACTCTGGTTATTCAGCTGAACGCCACTGATATAGATGAAGGGCAGAACGGGGAGATCGTGTATTCATTCAGTAACCACAACCCGGCGCGGGTAAAGGATCTTTTTAAAATCGATGCCAGGACGGGGAGAATAGAGGTGGCTGGGGAAGTGGACTATGAGGAGAGTAGTACACACCAGATATACGTCCAGGCTAAAGACCTGGGAGCAAATGCAGTGCCCGCGCACTGCAAAGTCATGGTCAAACTGGTCGACGTTAACGACAACACACCGGAGATCAGTTTCAGCACGGTGACAGAGTCTGTGAGCGAACAGGACGCCCCGGGCACCGTCATAGCCCTTTTCAGCGTCACCGACCGGGACTCGGGCGACAACGGGCTGGTGAGCTGCGAGATTTTGGGTGACGTTCCTTTTAAACTCAAATCTTCATTTAAAAACTACTACACCATAGTAACGGATGGACTATTAGACAGAGAAAACGCAGACTCATACACAATCACCGTTGTAGCCAAAGACCAGGGGCTCCCCTCCCTCGCCACGAGCAAATCCATCAAGGTGCATGTTTCCGACGAGAACGATAATGCACCCCGCTTTACGCAGCCAGTTTACGATGTGTATGTGACGGAGAATAATGTACCAGGTGCTTTTATTCACGCGGTGAGCGCCGTGGACCCTGACGTTGGTCCGAATGCCCTCATTACTTACTCCATATTGGAGTGTGACATCCAGGGCATGTCGGTCGACACCTATGTGTCAATCAACCAGGACACTGGTTACCTTTATGCACTGCGTTCATTCGATTATGAACAGTTGAAAGAGTTTAGCTTTATGGTACAGGCCAAAGACTCCGGGAGCCCAGACCTCTCCTCCAACAGCACCGTTAACGTCATTATTGTAGACCAGAATGACAACGCGCCGTCGGTGATAGCCCCTATCGGTAAGAACGGCACCGCCAAAGAACACCTGCCGCGCTCCGCCGAGCCGGGATACCTGGTCACGCGTATTGTTGCCATGGACGCAGATGATGGCGAGAACGCACGGCTCTCTTACAGCATTCTGCGTGGCAACGAGATGGGCATGTTCCGCATGGACTGGCGGACGGGGGAGCTGCGCACAGCACGCCGCGTCTTCACCAAGCGCGACCCCCAGGGCTCCTACGACCTGCTGATTGAGGTGAGGGACCACGGCcagccacctctctcctcctcggcTAGCGTGAGTGTGATCCTGGTGGATAGTGTGATAGATGGACGGAGTGGAGACCGAGGAGGATCTTCATCCAAGTCCAAAGAGACCTCTCTGGATCTCACCCTCATCCTCATCATCGCCTTGGGCGCCGTCTCCTTCATCTTCCTCCTGGCTATGATCGTGCTGGCTGTGCGCTGCCAGAAAGACAAGAAGCTGGACCTGTACACGTGCCTCATGGCGGGGGAGTGTTGCCTGTGCTGCAGCCCGTGTTGCTCGCGCCAGGCGCACAGCAGGAAGCAGAAGAAGCTCAGCAAGTCGGACATCATGCTGGTCCAGAGTACCAACGTCACCACCGGTGTGGGCGCTGTGGGCCAGGTGCCTGTGGAGGAGTCTGGTGTTAGCGGGGTCGGGATGGGCGGTGGGTTCGGTTCCCATCATCAGAACCAGAACTCCTACTGCTACCAGGTGTGTCTGACACCGGAGAGCGCTAAAACGGACCTGATGTTCCTCAAACCGTGCAGCCCCTCGCGCAGCACCGACACGGACCACACCAACTCCTGCGGGGCCATAGTGGCCGGGTACAGCGACCAGCAACCTGACATCTTATCCAACGGGAGCATCCTCTCCAATGAG AACAAACACCAGCGAACAGAGCTAAGTTACCTAGTGGACAGACCAAGGAGAGTGAACAG ttctGCGTTCCAAGAAGCGGACATCGTGAGTTCTAAAGACAGCGGTCACGGGGACAGCGAGCAGGGAGACAGTGATCACGACGCCACCAACCGGGGTCATGCCG GTACAGATCTCTTCTCTAACTGTACAGAGGAGTGTAAGGCCCTGGGTCACTCTGACCGCTGCTGGATGCCAGCTTTCGTCGCTGGCGACGGTCGCCAGGGCACCGGTGGCGACTACCGTAGCAACCTGCACGTGCCAGGCATGGACTCCGTGCCGAACACTGAGGTACCCGCCACCGCCGCGTCCGGTCACCACGACAACGACCTTACGCTGACTTCTGACCTCACCACCTCTGATAGGTCATTCTCTACGTTCGGAAAAGATGGCGGCGGATGCACCACACTGCCACG